A stretch of the Corynebacterium maris DSM 45190 genome encodes the following:
- a CDS encoding four-helix bundle copper-binding protein gives MTTKAMITTHPNPTDNLDADKLTAAIDSALACAQSCTACADACLAEDMVAELRDCIRRNLDCADICASTAAVLSRRTGSNLTTVKAQLEACRIACAACAEECESHAEMHEHCRVCAEACRRCEQACADLLTVIA, from the coding sequence ATGACCACCAAAGCGATGATCACCACCCACCCCAACCCCACCGACAATCTCGACGCCGACAAGCTCACCGCAGCCATTGACTCCGCCCTGGCCTGCGCCCAGAGCTGCACCGCGTGTGCTGATGCCTGCCTGGCTGAGGACATGGTCGCCGAGCTGCGCGACTGCATCCGTCGCAACCTGGACTGTGCCGATATCTGCGCGAGCACCGCCGCGGTGCTCAGCCGACGTACCGGCAGCAACCTCACCACTGTCAAAGCCCAGCTCGAGGCGTGTCGTATCGCGTGCGCGGCCTGCGCTGAAGAGTGCGAAAGCCACGCTGAGATGCATGAGCACTGCCGGGTCTGCGCCGAGGCGTGTCGCCGCTGCGAGCAGGCCTGTGCTGACCTACT
- a CDS encoding YdhK family protein, which translates to MKRSLTLVTLTLASALALSACADAGETTTATTQNTTDTVTDTATDTTTTAAEEDHGGHDHPADGGPPPAGIDEAEDPTYPVGAEVILTADHMPGMDGAEATISGAFDTTAYSVSYTPTDGGEPITDHRWVVHEELVDPGQAPLPDGTEVVLDAEHMTGMQGAEATIDYSTQETVYMVDLTVDGMDMTNHKWVTESEILPAQ; encoded by the coding sequence ATGAAACGCAGTCTCACGCTTGTCACCTTGACCTTGGCCTCCGCGCTGGCTTTAAGCGCCTGCGCAGACGCCGGCGAGACCACCACCGCAACGACGCAGAACACCACAGACACCGTCACGGACACCGCCACCGATACGACCACGACCGCCGCCGAGGAAGACCATGGCGGCCACGATCACCCCGCCGACGGTGGACCGCCGCCGGCCGGCATCGACGAGGCCGAGGATCCGACCTACCCCGTGGGGGCCGAGGTCATCCTCACCGCTGATCACATGCCCGGCATGGACGGCGCCGAAGCGACGATCTCCGGGGCCTTTGACACCACCGCCTATTCGGTCAGCTACACCCCCACCGACGGTGGGGAGCCGATCACCGATCACCGCTGGGTGGTCCACGAAGAACTCGTCGACCCGGGCCAGGCGCCCTTGCCCGACGGGACGGAGGTCGTCTTAGACGCCGAGCACATGACCGGCATGCAGGGCGCGGAAGCCACCATCGACTACTCCACGCAGGAGACGGTCTACATGGTCGATCTCACCGTCGACGGGATGGACATGACCAATCACAAGTGGGTTACCGAAAGCGAAATCCTGCCCGCACAATAG
- a CDS encoding CueP family metal-binding protein, translating to MTRAAIAIAALALALTGCAAPGAEPATTTAASQEQLLSAHGLAAMDARHMIDHLDQQQVTDRPTDLMASVYTDKLVFSDAEQDVVLDLPQDLTYVSIAPYVTRTHDCFYHSLTTCLGELDNEDVKVTITDEDTGQVLVEEETATFDNGFIGFWLPRETTGTIEITHQGRTGATEFSTTADGATCVTDLQMT from the coding sequence GTGACCCGAGCAGCGATCGCCATCGCCGCCCTTGCCCTTGCCCTCACCGGGTGTGCGGCACCGGGTGCTGAGCCGGCTACCACCACGGCGGCGAGCCAGGAGCAGTTGCTGAGTGCCCATGGCTTGGCGGCGATGGATGCCCGACACATGATCGATCACCTCGACCAGCAGCAGGTCACCGACCGTCCCACCGACCTGATGGCCTCGGTGTATACCGATAAGTTGGTGTTCTCGGATGCGGAGCAGGACGTGGTCCTCGACCTGCCCCAGGATCTGACCTATGTCTCGATCGCGCCGTATGTGACCCGGACCCATGACTGCTTCTATCACAGTCTGACGACGTGTCTGGGCGAGCTCGACAACGAGGACGTTAAAGTCACGATCACTGATGAGGACACCGGCCAGGTGCTGGTGGAGGAGGAAACGGCCACCTTCGACAATGGGTTTATCGGCTTCTGGCTTCCCCGGGAGACCACCGGCACCATCGAGATCACCCACCAGGGGCGCACCGGTGCCACCGAGTTCTCCACCACCGCCGACGGGGCCACCTGCGTCACCGACCTGCAGATGACCTAG
- a CDS encoding response regulator transcription factor: protein MTEHIPITDPPRGRVLVVDDEQPLAQMVDTYLTRAGFDTAQAHTGPAAIDHARRWDPDVIVLDLGLPGLDGLEVCRRIRAFSDCYILMLTARSSEDDAITGLTAGADDYITKPFGIRELVTRVRAVLRRPRLSDGTPVAAPLRVGELVIDPSAHEVRINDRSVAVTRTEFELLRLLALRPGQVLTRQELVTEVWDTTWVGDERVVDVHIGNLRRKLDADAQRPGVIETVRGVGYRMGQP from the coding sequence ATGACTGAGCACATACCGATCACTGACCCGCCGCGGGGACGGGTGTTGGTCGTCGACGATGAACAACCCCTGGCACAGATGGTGGATACCTACCTCACCCGGGCCGGGTTCGACACCGCCCAGGCCCATACCGGGCCCGCGGCCATAGATCATGCCCGCCGGTGGGATCCTGATGTCATCGTGCTGGATCTGGGGCTTCCCGGCCTCGACGGACTCGAGGTGTGCCGACGTATCCGCGCGTTTTCCGACTGCTACATCCTCATGCTCACCGCCCGCAGCAGCGAAGACGACGCCATCACCGGGCTGACCGCCGGGGCCGATGACTACATCACCAAACCTTTTGGCATCCGCGAGCTGGTTACCCGGGTCAGGGCGGTCCTACGTCGGCCCCGCCTCAGCGACGGCACTCCTGTCGCCGCCCCGCTAAGAGTCGGCGAGCTGGTCATCGACCCGTCTGCCCACGAGGTCCGGATCAACGACAGGTCCGTGGCCGTGACCCGGACCGAATTTGAGCTGCTGCGCCTCCTGGCGCTTCGACCCGGGCAGGTGTTGACCCGCCAAGAGCTGGTCACCGAGGTGTGGGACACCACCTGGGTCGGCGATGAACGCGTCGTCGACGTCCACATCGGTAACCTGCGGCGCAAACTCGACGCCGATGCCCAGCGACCAGGTGTCATCGAGACCGTGCGCGGGGTCGGCTACCGGATGGGACAACCATGA
- a CDS encoding sensor histidine kinase — protein MSQGPGLAFRFLAAQVVVVTSSLAVAVVVASLVGPPLFHDHLLMAGVQGPSLEQLHAEQAYRDANLITLAVALPTAVLCAVAASIWLSRRLRTPLQNLTRAASTVADGNYRVRVPAGGTGPEVTSLANAFNTMADRLEHTEDLRRQMLSDLAHELRTPVSVLAVYLDGLEDEVVDWNLATHTVMAEQLTRLTRLVEDIDEVSRAQENRINLDLATEDLAELVHAAAAAARHTYADKGVELQVEAVPGTACVLVDRHRFGQVMDNLLTNALRHTPAGGRVTIRARVQGKDAVMIDVADTGDGMTKEHLAHIFERFYRADSARDRDHGGAGIGLTISRALVEAHGGALTATSAGPTAGSVFTLRLPVVPTEPT, from the coding sequence ATGAGTCAGGGACCCGGTTTGGCCTTCCGCTTCCTCGCCGCCCAGGTGGTAGTGGTGACCAGCAGCCTTGCCGTGGCCGTGGTCGTCGCCTCCCTGGTGGGCCCACCGCTATTTCATGACCATCTCCTGATGGCCGGGGTGCAGGGCCCGTCCCTGGAACAGCTTCACGCCGAGCAGGCCTACCGAGACGCCAACCTGATCACCCTGGCGGTGGCTTTACCCACCGCCGTGCTCTGCGCGGTGGCCGCCAGTATCTGGCTGTCTCGTCGGTTGCGCACCCCGCTGCAGAACCTGACGCGCGCGGCGAGCACCGTCGCCGACGGCAACTACCGGGTGCGCGTCCCTGCCGGGGGCACCGGCCCGGAAGTCACGTCCCTGGCGAACGCCTTCAACACCATGGCCGATCGCCTGGAGCACACCGAGGATCTCCGCCGGCAGATGCTCTCCGATTTGGCCCATGAGCTGCGCACTCCGGTCTCCGTGCTGGCGGTTTACCTCGACGGTCTCGAAGACGAGGTGGTCGACTGGAACCTCGCCACGCACACGGTCATGGCTGAGCAGCTCACCCGCTTAACCCGTCTGGTCGAAGACATTGATGAGGTTTCCCGGGCGCAGGAAAATCGGATCAACCTCGACCTGGCCACAGAGGACCTCGCTGAACTTGTTCACGCGGCGGCCGCTGCGGCGAGGCACACCTACGCCGACAAGGGCGTCGAACTGCAGGTCGAGGCCGTGCCCGGCACCGCCTGCGTCCTCGTTGACCGACACCGCTTCGGCCAAGTCATGGACAACCTCCTGACCAACGCGCTGCGCCACACCCCGGCCGGTGGCCGCGTCACTATCCGCGCGAGAGTCCAGGGGAAAGACGCGGTGATGATCGACGTCGCCGACACCGGCGACGGCATGACTAAGGAGCACCTGGCGCACATCTTCGAACGCTTCTACCGCGCAGACAGCGCCCGCGACCGCGACCACGGTGGCGCCGGCATCGGATTGACCATCTCCCGAGCCCTGGTCGAAGCCCACGGCGGAGCCTTGACCGCCACCTCAGCCGGGCCTACAGCGGGTTCCGTGTTCACCCTCCGCCTGCCTGTAGTCCCCACGGAGCCCACCTGA
- a CDS encoding heavy-metal-associated domain-containing protein: MTTPTPRLLPLASPGCACCAPSAPSAPTPDPAAARSVAPSEAAATYRVTGMTCGHCAASVIAAVRALPLVDDVHIELAAGGVSTVTVTGTASPPVVRHAIEDAGYTVLVS, from the coding sequence ATGACCACGCCGACTCCCCGCCTGCTACCACTGGCCTCCCCCGGCTGTGCATGCTGCGCGCCCTCTGCCCCGTCTGCACCCACCCCCGACCCGGCCGCGGCTCGTAGTGTCGCACCATCTGAGGCGGCGGCCACCTACCGGGTCACGGGCATGACCTGCGGACATTGCGCGGCCAGTGTCATCGCAGCCGTGCGTGCCCTACCCCTGGTCGACGACGTCCACATTGAGCTTGCCGCCGGCGGTGTTTCCACCGTCACCGTTACCGGCACTGCATCCCCACCGGTAGTCCGACACGCCATCGAGGACGCCGGTTACACCGTCCTGGTCTCCTGA
- a CDS encoding copper-translocating P-type ATPase encodes MTTPRPNGNTHGHNHHADADTHGQAMPHDHPHSALAEKHPGHTGQEHAGGDHDHHDDHHVHGHGEHAGHSTAMFKNRFWLSLILSVPVVIFSPMFADMLGYQIPEFPGSTWIAPILGTIIFFYGGMPFLKGGWTELTSRQPGMMLLITMAITVAFVASWVTTLGIGGFDLDFWWELALLVTIMLLGHWMEMRALGSASSALDALAELLPEDAEKVEGETTRTVAISELTIDDVVLVRAGARVPADGTIIDGAAEFDEAMITGESRPVVRETGEHVVAGTVATDNTVRVRIEKTGEDTALAGIQRMVADAQASSSRAQALADRAAAWLFWFALIAGIITAIVWSIVGGPADAVVRTVTVLVIACPHALGLAIPLVIAISTERAARSGVLIKDRMALERMRSIDVVLFDKTGTLTEGAHAVTGVAPTPEVTEGQLLALAAAAEADSEHPVARAIVTAAGAHPEAAGLRLRGTDFTAASGRGVRAVVDGSEIVVGGPNMLREFHLTNPGVIEEQTKAWQQRGAGVLHVVRDGQIIGALAVEDQVRPESRAAVRALQERGVKVAMITGDARQVAHAVGKDLGIDEVFAEVLPQDKDTQVTELQSRGLSVAMVGDGVNDAPALARAEVGIAIGAGTDVAMESAGVVLASDDPRAVLSMIELSQASYRKMIQNLIWASGYNIIAVPLAAGVLAPIGFVLSPAVGAILMSLSTIIVALNAQLLRRIDLDPAHLARIDHTRDPARSTEPVTTNH; translated from the coding sequence ATGACCACCCCGCGTCCTAACGGCAATACCCATGGTCACAACCACCACGCCGATGCCGATACCCATGGTCAGGCGATGCCCCACGACCATCCCCACTCAGCCCTGGCCGAGAAACACCCCGGCCACACGGGGCAAGAACATGCCGGTGGTGACCATGACCACCACGACGATCATCATGTCCACGGCCACGGCGAGCACGCCGGCCACAGCACGGCCATGTTCAAAAACCGTTTCTGGTTATCACTGATCCTGTCCGTGCCGGTCGTCATCTTCAGCCCGATGTTCGCCGACATGCTCGGCTACCAGATCCCGGAATTCCCCGGCTCCACCTGGATCGCCCCCATCCTGGGCACCATCATCTTCTTCTACGGCGGGATGCCTTTCCTCAAGGGCGGCTGGACGGAACTGACATCACGCCAACCCGGCATGATGCTACTGATCACGATGGCGATCACCGTGGCATTCGTGGCCTCCTGGGTCACCACCTTAGGCATCGGCGGCTTTGACCTGGACTTCTGGTGGGAACTGGCCCTGCTGGTGACCATCATGCTGCTGGGGCACTGGATGGAGATGCGCGCATTAGGCTCGGCGTCGTCCGCCCTGGACGCACTGGCGGAACTTCTGCCCGAGGACGCAGAGAAAGTGGAAGGTGAGACCACCCGCACCGTGGCCATCTCCGAGCTGACCATTGACGACGTCGTCCTGGTCCGGGCCGGCGCCCGGGTACCGGCTGATGGCACCATCATTGACGGAGCGGCCGAGTTCGACGAGGCCATGATCACCGGGGAATCTCGCCCCGTTGTCCGCGAGACCGGCGAACACGTGGTCGCCGGCACCGTGGCCACCGACAACACCGTGCGTGTGCGCATCGAAAAAACCGGCGAAGACACCGCCTTAGCCGGCATCCAACGCATGGTCGCCGATGCCCAGGCCTCCTCCTCGCGTGCCCAGGCACTGGCCGACCGGGCGGCCGCCTGGTTGTTCTGGTTCGCCCTTATCGCCGGCATCATCACCGCGATCGTGTGGTCTATCGTCGGCGGCCCCGCCGATGCGGTGGTACGTACCGTCACGGTGTTAGTCATCGCCTGCCCGCACGCCCTGGGCCTGGCGATTCCGCTGGTGATCGCGATCTCCACCGAACGCGCCGCCCGTTCCGGCGTACTGATCAAAGACCGCATGGCACTCGAGCGCATGCGCAGCATCGACGTGGTGTTATTTGATAAGACCGGCACCCTGACCGAAGGCGCACACGCGGTCACCGGCGTGGCGCCGACACCCGAGGTCACCGAGGGTCAGTTACTGGCCCTGGCCGCGGCGGCCGAAGCCGACAGTGAACATCCCGTGGCCCGCGCGATTGTCACCGCCGCGGGTGCACACCCTGAGGCCGCAGGCCTGCGGCTGCGGGGCACGGACTTTACCGCGGCCTCCGGTCGGGGTGTGCGCGCTGTCGTCGACGGCTCCGAGATCGTCGTCGGCGGGCCCAATATGCTGCGGGAATTCCACCTGACCAACCCCGGGGTGATCGAGGAGCAGACCAAGGCCTGGCAACAGCGCGGGGCCGGTGTGCTGCATGTGGTCCGTGACGGGCAGATCATCGGCGCCCTGGCCGTGGAAGATCAAGTGCGCCCCGAATCGCGTGCGGCTGTACGCGCCCTGCAAGAGCGCGGCGTCAAGGTCGCGATGATCACCGGGGATGCCCGCCAGGTCGCCCACGCCGTGGGTAAGGATCTGGGCATCGACGAGGTCTTCGCCGAAGTCCTGCCCCAGGACAAGGACACTCAGGTCACCGAGTTGCAGTCCCGGGGCTTGAGCGTGGCGATGGTCGGCGACGGCGTCAACGACGCCCCCGCCCTGGCTCGCGCCGAGGTCGGCATCGCGATCGGCGCCGGCACCGATGTAGCCATGGAATCCGCCGGGGTGGTATTGGCCAGCGATGACCCGCGGGCGGTGCTGTCGATGATCGAATTATCGCAGGCCAGCTACCGCAAGATGATCCAGAACCTGATCTGGGCCTCTGGCTACAACATCATCGCCGTGCCCTTGGCCGCCGGCGTGCTCGCCCCCATCGGATTCGTGCTCTCTCCGGCCGTGGGTGCGATCTTGATGTCGCTGTCGACGATCATCGTCGCGCTCAACGCCCAGCTACTACGCCGTATCGATTTGGATCCGGCCCACCTGGCCCGCATCGATCACACGCGAGATCCTGCCCGGTCAACGGAGCCGGTGACCACCAACCACTGA
- a CDS encoding class I SAM-dependent DNA methyltransferase, protein MATDDVSKAYSSPSFDADRMLGTTVSPDDPDRRLIEPWARGIDGVILDVGAGTGRWAGHLAGLGYEVEGVEPATRLVELARRTHPSVTFHHGAIADLSDCPKRWAGLLAWYSLIHMGPDELPDALIALRTAVKDGGSLLMSFFSGTSLEPMYHPVATAYRWPLDELTQALETAGFQVIDSHWDPQVPHAYLTAKASRR, encoded by the coding sequence ATGGCAACCGATGACGTGAGCAAGGCCTACAGTTCCCCGAGTTTTGATGCAGATCGCATGCTCGGAACGACTGTCTCGCCCGATGATCCCGACCGCAGGCTCATCGAGCCCTGGGCCCGCGGTATCGACGGAGTCATCTTAGATGTCGGCGCTGGCACGGGGCGGTGGGCCGGACACTTAGCTGGTCTCGGGTACGAGGTGGAAGGCGTGGAACCGGCGACACGACTGGTGGAACTGGCTCGCCGCACCCATCCTTCGGTGACCTTCCACCACGGCGCCATCGCCGATCTCTCCGATTGCCCGAAGCGCTGGGCGGGCCTGTTGGCCTGGTACTCCCTGATCCACATGGGCCCGGACGAGCTGCCCGACGCCCTGATCGCACTGCGCACAGCGGTGAAGGACGGCGGTAGCCTGCTGATGTCTTTTTTCTCCGGGACTTCTCTGGAACCGATGTATCATCCCGTGGCCACCGCCTACCGCTGGCCGCTGGATGAACTCACCCAGGCACTGGAGACCGCGGGCTTCCAGGTGATCGACAGCCACTGGGATCCTCAGGTTCCCCATGCCTATCTCACCGCTAAGGCGAGCAGGAGATAG
- a CDS encoding molybdopterin-dependent oxidoreductase, with protein MEVNPDFPLWLRATHLINFVLIGMLLRSGWEILASMPRLWWRNDCAPGTEWLRFTRRKLPKEEGVYTSLMDEKSLSPLIGLPGRENIGLGRHWHGMSVMLWVLNGIVYVVLLFATGLWQRIIPTSWDVFPEAWETLKVYLGFRAPGIEHFTPYDSLQMLGYTFVIFILAPFLILTGVAMAPAIRSRYPWYVKLFGGHQGARSLHFIAMVLMTGFVIMHVGLVFLVHGDYNMVHMVFGDMDTTRAAQAYTIVIATIVVVVLFWIVLSYWSLADRARAQRITAGVSEIGRKLFLNWMRPRMSKQKAYTDKDISEFHWTNGLPPTDDESPGWVEARDNDWQGYTIVLGDDLTGAEKTVTLEDLKALPQVSYVAVHTCMQGWSATSRWTGVRLRDLLELLGPKPADAQYLLVDSYGLAQKMYDNRPREPFYAVIDLETAYEDDTIVAYERNGHPLETHLGAPARLRVESNHGYKMVKWIHSIRWIKDYADYGDGRGGTREDSALQAFNGRI; from the coding sequence GTGGAGGTCAACCCAGATTTTCCGTTGTGGCTGCGTGCCACGCACCTGATCAATTTCGTTCTCATCGGCATGCTGTTGCGCTCCGGGTGGGAAATTTTAGCGTCGATGCCGCGGTTGTGGTGGCGCAACGACTGCGCCCCGGGCACCGAGTGGCTGCGTTTTACCCGCCGAAAACTGCCCAAAGAGGAAGGCGTCTACACCTCCTTGATGGATGAGAAATCACTGTCGCCGCTGATCGGGCTACCCGGTCGAGAAAACATCGGCCTGGGCAGGCACTGGCACGGGATGTCGGTGATGCTGTGGGTGCTCAACGGCATCGTCTACGTCGTCCTGTTGTTTGCCACCGGGTTGTGGCAGCGCATCATCCCCACCTCCTGGGACGTGTTCCCCGAGGCGTGGGAGACGTTGAAGGTCTATCTCGGCTTCCGGGCCCCGGGCATCGAGCACTTCACGCCCTACGACTCCCTACAGATGCTCGGCTACACCTTCGTCATTTTCATCCTGGCGCCGTTTTTGATCCTCACCGGCGTCGCGATGGCCCCGGCCATCCGGTCGCGTTACCCGTGGTACGTCAAACTCTTCGGCGGACACCAGGGGGCACGCTCCCTGCACTTTATCGCCATGGTGTTAATGACCGGTTTCGTGATCATGCATGTGGGCTTGGTCTTTTTGGTGCACGGCGACTACAACATGGTCCACATGGTCTTCGGCGACATGGACACCACCCGCGCCGCGCAGGCCTACACCATTGTCATCGCCACCATCGTCGTGGTTGTCTTGTTCTGGATCGTGCTCAGCTACTGGTCCCTGGCGGATCGGGCCCGGGCCCAGCGCATCACCGCAGGCGTCAGTGAGATCGGGCGCAAGCTGTTTCTCAACTGGATGCGCCCGCGGATGAGTAAGCAAAAAGCCTACACAGACAAAGACATCTCCGAGTTTCACTGGACCAACGGCCTGCCTCCCACCGATGACGAATCCCCCGGCTGGGTGGAGGCCCGCGACAATGACTGGCAGGGCTACACCATCGTCCTCGGCGATGACCTCACCGGCGCCGAGAAGACCGTCACCCTCGAGGATCTCAAAGCATTGCCGCAAGTCTCGTATGTCGCCGTACACACATGTATGCAGGGCTGGTCGGCGACCTCGCGGTGGACCGGGGTGCGGCTGCGTGACCTGCTGGAGCTGCTCGGCCCGAAGCCTGCGGATGCGCAATATCTACTGGTCGACTCCTACGGTCTGGCGCAGAAGATGTACGACAACCGGCCCCGGGAGCCGTTCTACGCGGTGATTGATCTGGAGACCGCCTATGAAGATGACACGATCGTCGCCTATGAGCGCAACGGCCACCCGCTGGAGACCCACCTCGGGGCGCCCGCCCGCCTACGGGTGGAATCCAACCACGGTTACAAGATGGTCAAATGGATTCATTCGATACGCTGGATCAAAGACTACGCCGACTACGGTGATGGTCGTGGTGGAACCCGTGAGGATTCCGCCCTCCAGGCATTCAACGGAAGGATCTGA
- a CDS encoding slipin family protein — MGVFRSRSTDHGWAMYAPLSNGGTWQQSSLRSPVQQAGHAMLRQRDGEITRLSARQFSRPGDRFRQVDLRRRLIQLHPQSIPTADALTVTVTLALSARTVDPVSFVSAAQGPDEEIYLAAQIALRELVAELPLEAFVGARIDLAPVLAAAQKTAAGVGVEVATVLLKDISLPSDYARALQESLVSKVKAETDLERARTEVKTTRARLASAKVLEQNPVLAKIRMLEALPPGSTVEVRGEQV, encoded by the coding sequence ATGGGTGTCTTTCGTTCCCGCTCCACCGACCATGGTTGGGCAATGTATGCGCCGTTGTCGAACGGTGGAACGTGGCAGCAGTCGTCGCTGCGTTCCCCCGTGCAGCAGGCCGGGCACGCCATGTTGCGCCAGCGCGATGGGGAGATCACCCGGTTGAGCGCCCGCCAGTTCTCTCGCCCGGGCGACCGGTTCCGGCAGGTGGATCTGCGCCGCCGGCTGATCCAGCTGCACCCGCAGTCGATCCCCACCGCCGACGCCCTGACGGTGACCGTCACGCTGGCGCTGTCGGCGCGCACGGTCGACCCGGTGTCCTTCGTCTCTGCTGCGCAGGGACCGGACGAGGAAATCTACCTCGCCGCCCAGATCGCCCTGCGCGAGCTCGTGGCCGAACTGCCGTTGGAGGCGTTCGTGGGCGCCCGCATCGACCTTGCCCCGGTGTTGGCGGCCGCGCAGAAAACCGCGGCGGGCGTCGGCGTGGAGGTGGCCACGGTGCTGCTCAAAGACATCAGTCTGCCCTCTGATTACGCCAGGGCGCTGCAGGAGTCGCTGGTGAGCAAGGTCAAGGCAGAGACCGACCTGGAGCGCGCCCGCACCGAGGTGAAGACCACTCGCGCCCGCCTGGCCAGCGCCAAAGTGCTGGAGCAAAACCCCGTGTTGGCGAAGATCCGGATGCTCGAGGCCCTGCCGCCGGGATCCACCGTCGAGGTGCGCGGCGAACAGGTGTAA
- a CDS encoding DUF3151 domain-containing protein, translated as MKINDMLAPPPVELPADPAAGKDQLDAATAFAHPDSPDVWATKAERALDAADSDEDKLTAYAFARTGYHRSLDRLRANGWKGWGPVPYSHEANRPVLRAIAVLALAAQAIGEDAEYDRCRQMLSDADPDSVATLLDK; from the coding sequence ATGAAGATCAACGACATGCTCGCCCCGCCGCCGGTGGAACTGCCCGCCGATCCCGCTGCCGGCAAAGACCAGCTCGACGCCGCCACCGCTTTCGCCCACCCGGACAGCCCGGACGTGTGGGCCACCAAGGCGGAGCGGGCGCTCGACGCCGCGGACTCCGACGAAGACAAGCTCACCGCCTACGCTTTCGCCCGCACCGGCTACCACCGCTCCCTGGACCGCCTGCGCGCCAACGGCTGGAAGGGATGGGGGCCGGTCCCCTACTCGCACGAGGCGAACCGCCCGGTGCTGCGCGCCATCGCCGTGCTCGCCCTCGCGGCGCAGGCCATCGGCGAGGACGCCGAGTACGACCGCTGCCGCCAGATGCTCTCCGACGCCGACCCGGACTCCGTGGCCACTCTCCTGGACAAGTAG